In Rhipicephalus microplus isolate Deutch F79 unplaced genomic scaffold, USDA_Rmic scaffold_32, whole genome shotgun sequence, the following proteins share a genomic window:
- the LOC142786789 gene encoding uncharacterized protein LOC142786789, producing the protein MTDSRMDDEASDVSENNEEHLGWQVVAGRRSRAEKKSSAAANVVPCNSEVSSGDAATGGGRRAANATGAFKNRLVKASWMPQLPEEHHNIIIQPRGGLNLSKVSSTAIRTAVIEASGLTAEQGNEDVVCPNFTQNIVVLSTPEPDNAARYVRIKPFKIVEAENEVSAYEMASHATCKGVIRRDDMRDSQSAITTNIMHERNPLALAAKRIKTSGSAIVLFDGLRVPKFVRYGLTLVRCYHYRKQFDVCFTCGRVGHHSDVCPTSHSVQC; encoded by the coding sequence ATGACGGACTCCCGTATGGACGATGAGGCTTCCGACGTATCCGAGAACAACGAGGAGCATTTAGGCTGGCAAGTTGTTGCCGGCCGACGATCCCGTGCTGAGAAGAAGAGCAGCGCAGCGGCCAACGTGGTGCCATGCAACTCAGAAGTGTCCAGTGGAGACGCCGCCACCGGCGGTGGCAGGAGAGCCGCAAACGCCACCGGCGCGTTCAAGAATCGTCTTGTCAAAGCCTCGTGGATGCCCCAGCTGCCCGAGGAGCATCACAATATTATAATCCAACCACGGGGAGGACTGAATTTGAGCAAAGTGAGCTCCACGGCGATCAGAACTGCAGTGATCGAGGCTTCCGGCCTGACGGCAGAGCAAGGAAATGAAGACGTGGTGTGCCCCAACTTCACGCAAAATATAGTCGTGCTTAGCACGCCTGAACCAGATAATGCGGCAAGGTATGTCAGAATCAAGCCCTTCAAGATCGTGGAAGCGGAAAATGAAGTCAGTGCGTACGAAATGGCTTCACACGCCACTTGCAAAGGTGTGATAAGACGAGACGATATGAGGGACTCCCAGTCCGCTATAACAACAAATATCATGCATGAACGCAATCCACTCGCTTTGGCTGCGAAGCGTATCAAGACTTCGGGCTCAGCCATCGTCCTCTTTGACGGACTGCGTGTGCCAAAGTTTGTGCGTTACGGACTGACCTTGGTAAGATGCTACCACTACAGGAAACAATTTGATGTGTGTTTCACTTGCGGTAGGGTAGGACACCACTCGGATGTGTGCCCAACGTCGCACTCTGTTCAGTGTTGA